A single window of Paenibacillus sp. SYP-B4298 DNA harbors:
- a CDS encoding foldase protein PrsA, producing the protein MKEEDNKVPGSLQGGDDPAKDHSSNDQHEERRNAEEQRESFAEHEHEHDTDSKDGRGEYSEPVQDGLQEEQPAASAAKPNKAAAVWMGVSFVLLVLLIVVAVTGPLSGKASNDVVAVVNGVEINKNTLYDSMVEAGGANAVENLITEELLRQEAAKAGITVTDADVDAEWAKLEKQYGSKEQLLNLASQSGFTEQALRKQMYHQVELRKLLEPTIDVSEDKVKEFYETNKQYMTTPLEVKASHILVATEDEAKAILQQLKDGADFATLAKEKSTDPGSKDNGGDLGFFGTGMMVPEFEQAAFALKVGELSEIVKTQHGYHIIKVTERKEESTPTYEEKKDELTEQLKDQEVYQKSGQWLEELKAKSAIENRLKETPEKSTESNPSSDEKKDEAKTEQEPAKTE; encoded by the coding sequence ATGAAAGAGGAAGATAACAAGGTACCAGGTTCCTTGCAGGGCGGCGACGACCCGGCTAAGGACCATAGCAGCAACGATCAACATGAGGAGCGCCGCAACGCAGAAGAACAGAGAGAGAGCTTCGCGGAGCATGAACATGAGCATGATACAGATAGCAAGGATGGGAGAGGGGAATATAGCGAGCCGGTACAGGATGGCCTGCAGGAAGAGCAGCCAGCGGCATCCGCTGCCAAGCCGAACAAGGCTGCCGCAGTGTGGATGGGTGTGTCGTTCGTACTGCTCGTGCTGTTGATTGTGGTAGCGGTAACCGGGCCGCTCAGCGGGAAGGCTTCGAATGACGTGGTAGCGGTAGTCAATGGCGTGGAGATCAATAAGAATACATTGTATGATTCGATGGTGGAGGCAGGCGGAGCGAACGCCGTAGAGAACCTGATCACGGAGGAGCTGCTGCGTCAGGAGGCGGCGAAAGCAGGGATTACGGTTACCGATGCGGATGTGGACGCGGAATGGGCGAAGCTGGAGAAGCAATACGGCTCTAAGGAGCAACTGCTGAACCTGGCGTCACAGAGCGGCTTCACCGAACAGGCGCTGCGCAAGCAGATGTATCATCAGGTCGAGCTGCGCAAGCTGCTGGAGCCGACGATTGACGTGAGTGAGGATAAGGTGAAGGAGTTCTACGAAACGAACAAGCAATACATGACGACTCCACTGGAAGTGAAAGCATCGCATATCCTGGTGGCTACCGAGGATGAGGCGAAGGCTATCCTGCAGCAACTGAAGGACGGAGCGGACTTCGCGACGTTGGCGAAGGAGAAGTCGACGGATCCAGGGTCCAAGGATAATGGCGGCGATCTGGGCTTCTTCGGAACCGGCATGATGGTGCCAGAGTTCGAGCAGGCGGCATTTGCCCTGAAGGTAGGCGAACTGAGCGAGATTGTGAAGACGCAACACGGTTACCATATTATTAAAGTAACGGAGCGCAAGGAAGAATCGACACCTACCTATGAAGAGAAGAAGGACGAGCTTACCGAGCAGCTTAAGGATCAGGAGGTCTACCAGAAGTCTGGTCAATGGCTGGAGGAGCTGAAGGCCAAATCGGCCATCGAGAATAGGCTCAAGGAAACGCCAGAGAAGAGCACGGAGAGCAATCCAAGCTCGGACGAGAAGAAGGACGAGGCGAAGACCGAGCAGGAGCCGGCGAAGACTGAATAA
- a CDS encoding ATP-binding protein → MSIKLKLSICITLVVAIVLFLNISIFYFTTRDGLISSARQQSQTIAEQIGIALEVSESSRQSMEESLGQMLRMAALTALQQLPSDIDDVTNEQLVRLSQELNIQDITLWRKDGSDIISEKSSEPDEVGLSSRSWGYWHTAFTQLFEQQKVTIPQGQKLLNFWSGPYNYATSNPDQINKWGYYYNGSTNYIINPYISAESLLSFNERFRVDTLPRLIHGYDSVLEINGFDPEFTGKDPILRLKRGRIVHNLDVRSVLFGSNHYVNPDPAVDVDSIHAAAQTGELQMQTAEINGKQVTKYFIPFQGKDKPYVFNIVLDQQAIERPLYDQLLLQTLISLSLLMITLISSYFISGILIRSLYQIMSKVNDISSGNFGARIELSDAKDEFGLLASRVNLMSDNLQLYMSRLKNSAEELRSTKEYLESFINHTSDAIHVSDLEGNITQANRAFQQIYGWDIKEVEGGLLPEQLQVMREEELALISRIMEGETVTDYETARITKSGGHVDVSLTISPIRDENEEVVAIATISRNITDRKQTEEMILRSEKLSVVGQLAAGVAHEVRNPLTTLRGFVQLQKTKGTVSESHLNIMLAELDRINFIVSEFLVLAKPQVISIQTFNLRKLLSDLVMLLDGQANLDKIQIQVPEQGPPMMVTGEPNQLKQVFVNLLKNAMEAMPGGGTISMEMEQNKEGMVIVRVHDEGAGIAKEDLQHIGEPFFTRKDNGTGLGLMICQQIISHHKGILNVYSELGQGTTVEVILPAAASEPILGL, encoded by the coding sequence ATGTCCATTAAGCTGAAGTTGTCCATCTGTATTACGCTTGTCGTGGCGATCGTCTTATTCCTGAATATCTCCATCTTTTATTTTACGACAAGGGACGGGCTTATATCCAGTGCCAGACAACAATCACAGACCATCGCCGAACAGATTGGCATCGCCCTTGAAGTCTCCGAATCCTCGCGTCAGAGCATGGAGGAATCCCTGGGTCAGATGCTGCGCATGGCAGCTCTGACCGCCTTGCAGCAGCTTCCTTCCGACATTGACGACGTAACCAACGAACAACTGGTACGCCTTAGCCAGGAGCTTAATATTCAAGATATTACGCTCTGGCGCAAGGATGGCAGTGACATCATATCCGAGAAATCATCCGAGCCGGACGAAGTGGGGCTAAGCTCCAGAAGCTGGGGCTACTGGCACACCGCCTTCACACAGCTATTCGAGCAACAGAAGGTGACGATCCCGCAGGGACAGAAGCTGCTGAACTTCTGGTCCGGGCCCTACAATTATGCGACCTCGAATCCCGACCAGATTAATAAATGGGGCTACTACTACAATGGATCAACCAACTACATCATCAATCCCTACATCAGCGCCGAGTCCTTGCTCTCCTTCAATGAGCGGTTCAGAGTCGATACGCTCCCCAGACTCATCCATGGCTATGACAGCGTCCTTGAGATTAACGGCTTCGACCCCGAATTCACCGGCAAGGACCCGATTCTTCGCTTGAAACGAGGTCGGATTGTCCACAATCTGGATGTTCGCTCCGTCCTCTTCGGCAGCAATCACTACGTCAACCCCGACCCCGCCGTCGATGTTGACAGCATTCACGCGGCTGCTCAGACCGGGGAGCTGCAGATGCAGACAGCCGAGATTAACGGCAAGCAGGTGACCAAGTATTTCATTCCTTTTCAAGGAAAAGACAAGCCTTATGTATTCAATATTGTGCTCGATCAGCAAGCGATTGAGCGGCCACTCTATGACCAGTTGCTGCTGCAGACGCTGATCTCTCTCTCCTTGCTGATGATTACGCTGATTAGCAGTTATTTTATATCCGGTATTCTGATTCGCTCGCTGTACCAGATCATGTCCAAGGTGAACGATATTTCCTCTGGCAATTTCGGCGCACGCATCGAGCTGAGCGATGCCAAGGATGAATTCGGCCTGCTGGCCTCCAGAGTGAATCTGATGTCAGACAATCTGCAATTGTATATGAGTCGGCTGAAGAATTCGGCCGAGGAGCTGCGCAGCACCAAGGAATACCTCGAATCCTTCATTAATCATACCTCGGACGCCATCCATGTCTCCGATCTGGAGGGCAATATCACTCAGGCGAACCGGGCATTCCAGCAAATCTACGGCTGGGACATCAAGGAGGTAGAGGGCGGACTGCTGCCCGAGCAGCTACAGGTGATGCGAGAGGAGGAGCTGGCGCTGATCAGTCGGATCATGGAAGGGGAGACGGTGACGGACTATGAGACCGCGCGGATCACCAAATCCGGTGGCCATGTGGATGTTAGCCTCACCATCTCGCCGATTCGGGATGAGAACGAAGAGGTTGTCGCGATTGCTACCATCTCCCGCAATATTACGGACCGCAAGCAGACGGAGGAGATGATTCTTCGTTCAGAGAAGCTGTCCGTCGTCGGTCAGCTTGCCGCAGGCGTGGCGCATGAGGTGCGCAACCCGCTCACCACTCTGAGGGGCTTTGTGCAGTTGCAGAAGACGAAGGGCACTGTTAGCGAGAGCCATCTTAATATTATGCTCGCAGAGCTGGATCGCATCAACTTCATCGTCAGCGAGTTTCTCGTCCTGGCCAAGCCGCAGGTCATCTCTATTCAGACGTTCAATCTGCGCAAGCTGCTGAGCGATCTGGTCATGCTGCTGGACGGACAGGCCAATCTCGACAAAATTCAGATTCAGGTTCCAGAGCAGGGCCCGCCCATGATGGTAACCGGGGAGCCGAATCAACTGAAGCAAGTCTTCGTCAATCTGCTCAAGAATGCGATGGAGGCCATGCCCGGAGGAGGAACCATTTCGATGGAGATGGAACAAAATAAAGAAGGGATGGTCATTGTCCGCGTCCACGATGAGGGAGCGGGCATCGCCAAGGAGGATCTGCAGCATATCGGCGAACCGTTCTTCACCCGCAAGGACAACGGCACGGGTCTGGGACTTATGATCTGTCAGCAGATTATTTCTCATCACAAAGGAATACTCAATGTATACAGTGAGCTGGGGCAAGGTACAACCGTTGAGGTGATATTGCCCGCTGCTGCCAGTGAGCCTATACTCGGCCTATAA